In Ischnura elegans chromosome 9, ioIscEleg1.1, whole genome shotgun sequence, the following proteins share a genomic window:
- the LOC124164864 gene encoding early endosome antigen 1-like isoform X4, producing MYLHKWSEALVDWVNCLALTPKIIDLSELENGFFFSLLLKNVIPGGDLPEIDPGVNGLDAVFSYLENEFPHYGVQDIKSEGKSEVVYISSLLLFLSVTKGDKPSYFSQLCHDLQHDSQVKIKCFLESCIEASDGLNHAFLKSVIEGDYVAIEQKCQRTPKRRSEIMKTPLKEFLDSPRLTDKLSRDLRRLQSEKEALQLEKMELEDELRTEKEKREELEENLSEKSEQVVKLREELLEYAQSMDELMKGDDANNLGMVETLESELKRRKRFMDVLAEERDILSQEKNSLQEKQALLLERMKRLEAQAIDSERANESLQLSLSLKEQELLHTKTYLGELKEKLQLMSTQHNASLDSDTSLSVINNIMSSPFSEGERLSQAVVDLKLAEVEADNERLKSLLDVNEEQSQKLRSQLEEVKEKLEKVKIAQEAAMAENNKKQEELIKCIEEKEALNVALVKANDNIFLLTETNSCLKEDNDQLKNKVVTFETQCCQLEKILSSLEDDLRQKHDVQQNTLLQLEKEKCALASSECKYKELQERMNVYLSEKEELQVALKNLEENYSILNNEKQSCVSEISEIKNKLTLADESNISLKAENSLLIKEIDEKQKNVEAAEKELQEFKSEAEGLKSIVADAKIATDYLNEILLLEKQKNMESEETLEKFVGSLEDEMQSITQLEGTENLVFPHDMRVAEKLDPLLTFFKKYHLSSRSDRENLASKNALLEKEVLCHKDREQEMMNDLENCKKQLSDSFAEIHSLQACVADLKTNLKKLNEELSEKENEIAISLKEKEELQACVVDLKTNLKQLNEELSEKENQIAISLKEKEELQACVADLKTNLKQLNEELSEKENQIAISLKEKEELQSLREDMKVYLESPHSSHDLTRVQTNADMKLGCQLEIDSDITRNLGVESKLWQVIRSGEVVEMFGEKMDERISQISCKIAELWDVLARVQLKCNEAFLTEGSGDVMGRNTKLSKELCMQLEKILIKMEKQKVSLELEKMHAIHKALSGVYNGVHGTFDVSPSHEDCSHAGIGEKPTYISSDDQGLEIPKSLELLEDKFAIALAEVASTANIFMEVERSCSKAEDALEYLRSQGKLSKKMMVDTTYENNYVEEDKFNALKTAYEETVTARLHLERICRENQDELHKCHVEKVALQEEVDHLKCELEICSKKIEWIRDETMEDVRKEYEKKVARMKKAMEMAYQEDFEKFTQESERCKQLQESCKKYKNLLLECHKNLSDMKVKHKNMQQKMEALENKNHSLEEKLFESQLNFGRSNFNNSMSLELNRSQSAEQLSTYFARGDLGALESMKFSSENRLYPLNASGFSKGSGRGNLPSGMGQVFCTEDEEGESFNATFLSDLKEGRCEVPQNSAPMHRKTLAVLQEPNLHTRTEDNRSRVYEDTPNKRLKELVRRNTLCLPHLKSSYPAETQTQDPRNFPEDSLKIAYMKPGPPTPGKNRRSSLQDSDQLPESKVQSTPGRLLSWFGRRRRSVWDAEVRHHRRKSYRLIFSNTTAKLWLFLILILSLCCLFMSSFFTYRLSVSYL from the exons ATGTATTTACACAAGTGGAGTGAAGCCTTGGTTGATTGGGTCAATTGTCTTGCATTGACCCCCAAAATAATCGATCTGAGTGAACTTGAAAATGGGTTTTTCTTTTCCCTCCTATTGAAGAATGTGATTCCCGGTGGTGATCTCCCAGAAATCGACCCTGGTGTCAATGGGCTTGACGCTGTATTTTCCTACTTGGAGAATGAGTTTCCCCATTATGGTGTTCAGGATATAAAATCAGAAGGAAAGTCAGAAGTAGTGTATATTTCTTCATTGCTCCTCTTTTTATCGGTCACCAAAGGAGATAAGCCTTCTTATTTCTCACAACTTTGTCATGATTTACAACATGATTCacaggtgaaaataaaatgctttttgGAATCTTGTATTGAGGCCAGTGACGGTCTCAATCATGCATTCCTAAAGTCAGTAATAGAGGGAGATTACGTTGCTATAGAGCAGAAATGCCAACGAACTCCGAAAAGACGCTCGGAAATCATGAAGACACCTCTGAAGGAGTTCTTGGATTCTCCACGTTTGACTGACAAGTTATCTAGGGATTTACGGAGGCTACAATCAGAAAAAGAAGCTTTGCAACTAGAAAAGATGGAACTCGAAGATGAATTAAGGACAGAgaaggaaaaaagggaagaattGGAGGAAAATTTGTCCGAGAAGTCGGAGCAG GTCGTTAAACTTAGAGAAGAACTGTTGGAATACGCTCAGAGCATGGATGAACTTATGAAGGGGGATGATGCGAACAATCTAGGGATGGTAGAAACCCTTGAATCAGAGCTGAAACGGCGAAAAAGATTCATGGATGTATTAGCTGAAGAAAGGGACATCTTGAGCCAAGAAAAGAATTCATTACAAGAGAAACAAGCGTTGTTACTGGAAAGGATGAAGAGGCTAGAG gCCCAAGCAATAGACTCGGAGAGAGCTAATGAAAGTCTACAATTATCCCTCTCACTAAAGGAACAGGAATTATTGCATACCAAAACTTATTTGGGCGAGCTAAAAGAAAAGCTTCAGTTGATGTCTACCCAACACAATGCCAGTCTTGACTCTGATACATCACTTTCAGTCATTAATAACATCATGTCATCACCATTCTCAGAAG GTGAACGTCTAAGCCAAGCAGTTGTTGATCTAAAACTGGCTGAAGTTGAAGCTGATAATGAGAGGCTGAAGTCACTCCTTGATGTAAATGAAGAACAGAGTCAGAAGTTGCGGTCACAGCTAGAGGAAGTGAAAGAGAAACTGGAGAAGGTTAAAATTGCACAAGAAGCTGCCAtggctgaaaataataaaaaacaagagGAGCTAATTAAATGCATAGAGGAAAAGGAAGCCTTGAATGTAGCTCTTGTTAAGGCAAATGATAACATTTTTCTCCTCACGGAGACAAATTCTTGTCTAAAAGAAGATAATGATcagctaaaaaataaagttgttACCTTTGAAACCCAATGTTGTCAGCTGGAGAAGATTTTATCTTCCTTAGAAGATGACCTAAGACAGAAGCATGACGTGCAGCAAAATACACTTTTGCAgcttgaaaaggaaaaatgtgcTCTAGCTAGCAGTGAGTGTAAATATAAAGAGCTTCAGGAAAGAATGAATGTTTACTTAAGTGAAAAAGAAGAGCTCCAAGTTGCCCTGAAGAATCTTGaggaaaattattccattttaaataatgaaaaacaatcatGTGTATCTGAAATATCtgagataaaaaataagttaactcTTGCTGATGAAAGCAACATAAGCCTAAAGGCAGAGAATTCTCTTTTAATTAAGGAAATCgatgagaaacaaaaaaatgttgagGCAGCAGAGAAAGAATTGCAGGAATTTAAAAGTGAAGCTGAAGGTTTGAAAAGCATTGTTGCTGATGCAAAAATTGCCACTGATTacctcaatgaaattttattgctggagaaacaaaaaaatatggaaagtgaAGAAACTTTGGAAAAATTTGTTGGAAGCTTAGAAGATGAGATGCAGTCAATTACCCAGTTAGAGGGCACTGAAAACCTCGTGTTCCCTCATGATATGAGAGTGGCAGAGAAATTGGACCCATTGTTAACcttcttcaaaaaatatcatctttCTAGCAGGAGTGACAGGGAAAATCTTGCATCAAAAAATGCATTGCTTGAAAAAGAGGTTCTGTGCCATAAAGATAGAGAGCAAGAGATGATGAATGATTTGGAAAATTGTAAGAAGCAGTTGTCTGATTCTTTTGCAGAGATTCACAGCCTACAAGCATGTGTAGCTGACTTGAAGACCAACCTGAAAAAACTGAATGAAGAACTATCTGAAAAGGAAAATGAGATTGCTATATCTTTGAAAGAAAAGGAAGAGCTTCAAGCATGTGTAGTGGACTTGAAGACCAACCTGAAACAACTGAATGAAGAACTATCTGAAAAGGAAAATCAGATTGCTATATCattgaaagaaaaggaagaacTTCAAGCATGTGTAGCTGACTTGAAGACCAACCTGAAACAACTGAATGAAGAACTATCTGAAAAGGAAAATCAGATTGCTATATCTTTGAAAGAAAAGGAAGAGCTTCAATCCTTGAGGGAAGATATGAAAGTGTATTTAGAAAGTCCTCACAGCAGCCATGATTTAACAAGAGTCCAGACAAATGCTGATATGAAATTGGGCTGTCAATTAGAAATTGATTCAGATATCACCAGAAATTTGGGAGTGGAAAGTAAATTGTGGCAAGTTATTAGGTCTGGAGAGGTAGTGGAAATGTTTGGTGAAAAAATGGACGAAAGGATTTCTCAGATATCTTGCAAAATTGCGGAACTGTGGGATGTGTTAGCTCGGGTGCAGTTGAAGTGTAATGAAGCATTTCTTACTGAAGGTTCTGGTGACGTAATGGGAAGAAATACTAAGCTATCAAAAGAACTTTGCATGCAGttagagaaaatattaataaaaatggagaaaCAGAAGGTGTCTTTGGAGCTAGAAAAAATGCATGCGATTCATAAAGCATTATCTGGGGTTTATAATGGGGTACATGGCACCTTTGATGTCTCACCTAGTCATGAGGATTGCAGCCATGCTGGAATTGGTGAGAAACCTACTTATATTTCATCAGATGACCAAGGGTTGGAAATTCCCAAGTCTTTGGAGCTTCTTGAGGACAAATTTGCTATTGCTTTAGCTGAAGTTGCGTCAACTGCAAATATATTTATGGAGGTGGAGCGAAGTTGTTCCAAGGCAGAAGATGCCCTAGAATACCTCAGGTCCCAGGGGAAACTAAGTAAGAAAATGATGGTTGATACGACTTACGAAAATAATTATGTGGAGGAGGATAAGTTCAATGCCCTGAAAACAGCGTACGAGGAAACAGTTACTGCTAGACTCCATTTGGAAAGAATATGTAGGGAGAATCAAGATGAACTTCACAAATGTCATGTAGAAAAGGTGGCTCTTCAAGAGGAAGTTGATCATTTGAAATGTGAACTAGAAATTTGTAGTAAGAAAATTGAGTGGATACGGGATGAAACAATGGAAGATGTGAGGAAAGAGTATGAAAAGAAGGTAGCACGAATGAAGAAGGCTATG GAAATGGCATACCAAGAAGATTTTGAGAAATTTACTCAGGAAAGCGAACGCTGCAAGCAATTGCAAGAAAGTTGtaagaaatacaaaaatttgtTGCTGGAATGCCATAAAAATCTGTCAGATATGAAAGTGAAGCATAAAAACATGCAGCAAAAGATGGAAGccttagaaaataaaaatcattcgcTTGAAGAAAAGCTATTTGAGTCCCAGTTGAACTTTGGTcgtagtaattttaataattcaatg AGTTTGGAGTTGAATAGAAGTCAGTCTGCGGAACAATTGTCCAC GTATTTTGCCAGAGGAGATCTTGGAGCATTAGAGAGTATGAAGTTCTCATCTGAAAATCGTCTTTATCCCCTTAATGCTAGTGGTTTCTCCAAAGGAAGTGGTCGTGGTAATCTTCCTTCAGGTATGG GCCAAGTCTTCTGTACAGAAGATGAAGAAGGAGAGTCTTTCAATGCTACATTCCTTTCCGACCTGAAGGAAGGAAGATGTGAAGTTCCTCAAAACTCAGCTCCTATGCACAGGAAAACGCTGGCTGTGCTGCAAGAGCCAAATTTACACACCAGAACTGAAGACAACAGATCTCGGGTATATGAAGACACCCCTAACAAAAGACTCAAAGAGCTGGTGCGTCGGAACACTTTGTGCCTTCCTCATTTGAAGTCATCGTATCCAGCGGAGACTCAAACTCAAGATCCACGGAACTTCCCAGAAGACTCATTAAAG
- the LOC124164864 gene encoding early endosome antigen 1-like isoform X1 produces MYLHKWSEALVDWVNCLALTPKIIDLSELENGFFFSLLLKNVIPGGDLPEIDPGVNGLDAVFSYLENEFPHYGVQDIKSEGKSEVVYISSLLLFLSVTKGDKPSYFSQLCHDLQHDSQVKIKCFLESCIEASDGLNHAFLKSVIEGDYVAIEQKCQRTPKRRSEIMKTPLKEFLDSPRLTDKLSRDLRRLQSEKEALQLEKMELEDELRTEKEKREELEENLSEKSEQVVKLREELLEYAQSMDELMKGDDANNLGMVETLESELKRRKRFMDVLAEERDILSQEKNSLQEKQALLLERMKRLEAQAIDSERANESLQLSLSLKEQELLHTKTYLGELKEKLQLMSTQHNASLDSDTSLSVINNIMSSPFSEGERLSQAVVDLKLAEVEADNERLKSLLDVNEEQSQKLRSQLEEVKEKLEKVKIAQEAAMAENNKKQEELIKCIEEKEALNVALVKANDNIFLLTETNSCLKEDNDQLKNKVVTFETQCCQLEKILSSLEDDLRQKHDVQQNTLLQLEKEKCALASSECKYKELQERMNVYLSEKEELQVALKNLEENYSILNNEKQSCVSEISEIKNKLTLADESNISLKAENSLLIKEIDEKQKNVEAAEKELQEFKSEAEGLKSIVADAKIATDYLNEILLLEKQKNMESEETLEKFVGSLEDEMQSITQLEGTENLVFPHDMRVAEKLDPLLTFFKKYHLSSRSDRENLASKNALLEKEVLCHKDREQEMMNDLENCKKQLSDSFAEIHSLQACVADLKTNLKKLNEELSEKENEIAISLKEKEELQACVVDLKTNLKQLNEELSEKENQIAISLKEKEELQACVADLKTNLKQLNEELSEKENQIAISLKEKEELQSLREDMKVYLESPHSSHDLTRVQTNADMKLGCQLEIDSDITRNLGVESKLWQVIRSGEVVEMFGEKMDERISQISCKIAELWDVLARVQLKCNEAFLTEGSGDVMGRNTKLSKELCMQLEKILIKMEKQKVSLELEKMHAIHKALSGVYNGVHGTFDVSPSHEDCSHAGIGEKPTYISSDDQGLEIPKSLELLEDKFAIALAEVASTANIFMEVERSCSKAEDALEYLRSQGKLSKKMMVDTTYENNYVEEDKFNALKTAYEETVTARLHLERICRENQDELHKCHVEKVALQEEVDHLKCELEICSKKIEWIRDETMEDVRKEYEKKVARMKKAMEMAYQEDFEKFTQESERCKQLQESCKKYKNLLLECHKNLSDMKVKHKNMQQKMEALENKNHSLEEKLFESQLNFGRSNFNNSMSLELNRSQSAEQLSTYFARGDLGALESMKFSSENRLYPLNASGFSKGSGRGNLPSGMGQVFCTEDEEGESFNATFLSDLKEGRCEVPQNSAPMHRKTLAVLQEPNLHTRTEDNRSRVYEDTPNKRLKELVRRNTLCLPHLKSSYPAETQTQDPRNFPEDSLKSSSLKAPLLSGPQQRRFSGNIGGDLRRKKDKGQIAYMKPGPPTPGKNRRSSLQDSDQLPESKVQSTPGRLLSWFGRRRRSVWDAEVRHHRRKSYRLIFSNTTAKLWLFLILILSLCCLFMSSFFTYRLSVSYL; encoded by the exons ATGTATTTACACAAGTGGAGTGAAGCCTTGGTTGATTGGGTCAATTGTCTTGCATTGACCCCCAAAATAATCGATCTGAGTGAACTTGAAAATGGGTTTTTCTTTTCCCTCCTATTGAAGAATGTGATTCCCGGTGGTGATCTCCCAGAAATCGACCCTGGTGTCAATGGGCTTGACGCTGTATTTTCCTACTTGGAGAATGAGTTTCCCCATTATGGTGTTCAGGATATAAAATCAGAAGGAAAGTCAGAAGTAGTGTATATTTCTTCATTGCTCCTCTTTTTATCGGTCACCAAAGGAGATAAGCCTTCTTATTTCTCACAACTTTGTCATGATTTACAACATGATTCacaggtgaaaataaaatgctttttgGAATCTTGTATTGAGGCCAGTGACGGTCTCAATCATGCATTCCTAAAGTCAGTAATAGAGGGAGATTACGTTGCTATAGAGCAGAAATGCCAACGAACTCCGAAAAGACGCTCGGAAATCATGAAGACACCTCTGAAGGAGTTCTTGGATTCTCCACGTTTGACTGACAAGTTATCTAGGGATTTACGGAGGCTACAATCAGAAAAAGAAGCTTTGCAACTAGAAAAGATGGAACTCGAAGATGAATTAAGGACAGAgaaggaaaaaagggaagaattGGAGGAAAATTTGTCCGAGAAGTCGGAGCAG GTCGTTAAACTTAGAGAAGAACTGTTGGAATACGCTCAGAGCATGGATGAACTTATGAAGGGGGATGATGCGAACAATCTAGGGATGGTAGAAACCCTTGAATCAGAGCTGAAACGGCGAAAAAGATTCATGGATGTATTAGCTGAAGAAAGGGACATCTTGAGCCAAGAAAAGAATTCATTACAAGAGAAACAAGCGTTGTTACTGGAAAGGATGAAGAGGCTAGAG gCCCAAGCAATAGACTCGGAGAGAGCTAATGAAAGTCTACAATTATCCCTCTCACTAAAGGAACAGGAATTATTGCATACCAAAACTTATTTGGGCGAGCTAAAAGAAAAGCTTCAGTTGATGTCTACCCAACACAATGCCAGTCTTGACTCTGATACATCACTTTCAGTCATTAATAACATCATGTCATCACCATTCTCAGAAG GTGAACGTCTAAGCCAAGCAGTTGTTGATCTAAAACTGGCTGAAGTTGAAGCTGATAATGAGAGGCTGAAGTCACTCCTTGATGTAAATGAAGAACAGAGTCAGAAGTTGCGGTCACAGCTAGAGGAAGTGAAAGAGAAACTGGAGAAGGTTAAAATTGCACAAGAAGCTGCCAtggctgaaaataataaaaaacaagagGAGCTAATTAAATGCATAGAGGAAAAGGAAGCCTTGAATGTAGCTCTTGTTAAGGCAAATGATAACATTTTTCTCCTCACGGAGACAAATTCTTGTCTAAAAGAAGATAATGATcagctaaaaaataaagttgttACCTTTGAAACCCAATGTTGTCAGCTGGAGAAGATTTTATCTTCCTTAGAAGATGACCTAAGACAGAAGCATGACGTGCAGCAAAATACACTTTTGCAgcttgaaaaggaaaaatgtgcTCTAGCTAGCAGTGAGTGTAAATATAAAGAGCTTCAGGAAAGAATGAATGTTTACTTAAGTGAAAAAGAAGAGCTCCAAGTTGCCCTGAAGAATCTTGaggaaaattattccattttaaataatgaaaaacaatcatGTGTATCTGAAATATCtgagataaaaaataagttaactcTTGCTGATGAAAGCAACATAAGCCTAAAGGCAGAGAATTCTCTTTTAATTAAGGAAATCgatgagaaacaaaaaaatgttgagGCAGCAGAGAAAGAATTGCAGGAATTTAAAAGTGAAGCTGAAGGTTTGAAAAGCATTGTTGCTGATGCAAAAATTGCCACTGATTacctcaatgaaattttattgctggagaaacaaaaaaatatggaaagtgaAGAAACTTTGGAAAAATTTGTTGGAAGCTTAGAAGATGAGATGCAGTCAATTACCCAGTTAGAGGGCACTGAAAACCTCGTGTTCCCTCATGATATGAGAGTGGCAGAGAAATTGGACCCATTGTTAACcttcttcaaaaaatatcatctttCTAGCAGGAGTGACAGGGAAAATCTTGCATCAAAAAATGCATTGCTTGAAAAAGAGGTTCTGTGCCATAAAGATAGAGAGCAAGAGATGATGAATGATTTGGAAAATTGTAAGAAGCAGTTGTCTGATTCTTTTGCAGAGATTCACAGCCTACAAGCATGTGTAGCTGACTTGAAGACCAACCTGAAAAAACTGAATGAAGAACTATCTGAAAAGGAAAATGAGATTGCTATATCTTTGAAAGAAAAGGAAGAGCTTCAAGCATGTGTAGTGGACTTGAAGACCAACCTGAAACAACTGAATGAAGAACTATCTGAAAAGGAAAATCAGATTGCTATATCattgaaagaaaaggaagaacTTCAAGCATGTGTAGCTGACTTGAAGACCAACCTGAAACAACTGAATGAAGAACTATCTGAAAAGGAAAATCAGATTGCTATATCTTTGAAAGAAAAGGAAGAGCTTCAATCCTTGAGGGAAGATATGAAAGTGTATTTAGAAAGTCCTCACAGCAGCCATGATTTAACAAGAGTCCAGACAAATGCTGATATGAAATTGGGCTGTCAATTAGAAATTGATTCAGATATCACCAGAAATTTGGGAGTGGAAAGTAAATTGTGGCAAGTTATTAGGTCTGGAGAGGTAGTGGAAATGTTTGGTGAAAAAATGGACGAAAGGATTTCTCAGATATCTTGCAAAATTGCGGAACTGTGGGATGTGTTAGCTCGGGTGCAGTTGAAGTGTAATGAAGCATTTCTTACTGAAGGTTCTGGTGACGTAATGGGAAGAAATACTAAGCTATCAAAAGAACTTTGCATGCAGttagagaaaatattaataaaaatggagaaaCAGAAGGTGTCTTTGGAGCTAGAAAAAATGCATGCGATTCATAAAGCATTATCTGGGGTTTATAATGGGGTACATGGCACCTTTGATGTCTCACCTAGTCATGAGGATTGCAGCCATGCTGGAATTGGTGAGAAACCTACTTATATTTCATCAGATGACCAAGGGTTGGAAATTCCCAAGTCTTTGGAGCTTCTTGAGGACAAATTTGCTATTGCTTTAGCTGAAGTTGCGTCAACTGCAAATATATTTATGGAGGTGGAGCGAAGTTGTTCCAAGGCAGAAGATGCCCTAGAATACCTCAGGTCCCAGGGGAAACTAAGTAAGAAAATGATGGTTGATACGACTTACGAAAATAATTATGTGGAGGAGGATAAGTTCAATGCCCTGAAAACAGCGTACGAGGAAACAGTTACTGCTAGACTCCATTTGGAAAGAATATGTAGGGAGAATCAAGATGAACTTCACAAATGTCATGTAGAAAAGGTGGCTCTTCAAGAGGAAGTTGATCATTTGAAATGTGAACTAGAAATTTGTAGTAAGAAAATTGAGTGGATACGGGATGAAACAATGGAAGATGTGAGGAAAGAGTATGAAAAGAAGGTAGCACGAATGAAGAAGGCTATG GAAATGGCATACCAAGAAGATTTTGAGAAATTTACTCAGGAAAGCGAACGCTGCAAGCAATTGCAAGAAAGTTGtaagaaatacaaaaatttgtTGCTGGAATGCCATAAAAATCTGTCAGATATGAAAGTGAAGCATAAAAACATGCAGCAAAAGATGGAAGccttagaaaataaaaatcattcgcTTGAAGAAAAGCTATTTGAGTCCCAGTTGAACTTTGGTcgtagtaattttaataattcaatg AGTTTGGAGTTGAATAGAAGTCAGTCTGCGGAACAATTGTCCAC GTATTTTGCCAGAGGAGATCTTGGAGCATTAGAGAGTATGAAGTTCTCATCTGAAAATCGTCTTTATCCCCTTAATGCTAGTGGTTTCTCCAAAGGAAGTGGTCGTGGTAATCTTCCTTCAGGTATGG GCCAAGTCTTCTGTACAGAAGATGAAGAAGGAGAGTCTTTCAATGCTACATTCCTTTCCGACCTGAAGGAAGGAAGATGTGAAGTTCCTCAAAACTCAGCTCCTATGCACAGGAAAACGCTGGCTGTGCTGCAAGAGCCAAATTTACACACCAGAACTGAAGACAACAGATCTCGGGTATATGAAGACACCCCTAACAAAAGACTCAAAGAGCTGGTGCGTCGGAACACTTTGTGCCTTCCTCATTTGAAGTCATCGTATCCAGCGGAGACTCAAACTCAAGATCCACGGAACTTCCCAGAAGACTCATTAAAG